Below is a window of Sebastes umbrosus isolate fSebUmb1 chromosome 13, fSebUmb1.pri, whole genome shotgun sequence DNA.
tatatatatatatttacatatatagtaataaggggtgaaatgggCAGCCATGCTTTTCCACTCCCACACAACCCTCTCACACAGTGCAATGAATGAGGTTGCTCTCAGTTAAAGAACATGAAAAGAAGAGATGGTTTTGAGAGGAGTACTCTTTCTATTCTAGGTAGGTGTCTCTCTTAATTCTAAGTGTTTAAAAAGCAGCAGAGGATTTGAAACTGCGCTCCTCTGCGAGTCTTGAACCAGGTTTTGGTTTATTATGAGGTGGCCTGGCGCAGCACGGAATTAGCGTCTCACCTCggtcccccctctcctctctcccctctctctctccgtcagtCAGCTACCTGTTTATTAGCTCTTTTCCTCCAGACCCCCGTGACCCACCTCCAAGACACCTCGTAAAAACATACCCAGACACCAGAGGAACATGGATCTGACAAGTTTTCCGCGCTGGCGTCGCTCGGCTCTCCTCAATAAAATcaagataaaaaataagtgaaaaataattatGCCTACCCCCGaaaccatcagaccatcagaccatcccATACATACATTCCAGtagggtgatttttttttttttgttgcaaaaaGTGAGCGCAACCACCAATACACTATCGGAATCTCCaccaacatatatatatagagctTATTATTATAGTGCGCGTATAATAGCGTTTGGACGAGCTCGTGTTTTCTTGAGTGTGTCTCTGGGATCGATATATTATCCAATTTGATGTTGGAGCATGCATCTAAACTCTCATGGATGTGATCGCAAAACACTATCCATAGGAGGAactacacacacataataataataataacaattatgcATATTTCACACATCCCCactgtgttttttattctgaCTCAATGTGAATTCTCCCCCTTGTCACCAGCAGCATCACTTATCAAACACCCAACACTTACCAGAAAGAGTCTCTATAGCCTTTATGGCCGAGTTCTGGTCCGGGAAGTCCACAAAAGCATAGCCGGATTTGAGTAGGACCTGCTCGGCCACTGGCAGCTTCCTCTCCCCAAAGAGCTCCTTCAAGTCCTCGACTGTGACCGAAGGACTTAAATTCCCAACATATAGTTTGTTCATGATCTGAAAAGGGGGTGAAAAAATCTCGATcagatctttaaaaaaaagagagttttcagagaagaagaagtaaaaaaaaaaaaaaatttaaaaaaatctgatgggatttaaaaaaaaaaaaaaaaactgcagcaaTTTACCCCCCAGGAAATTACTAAACTATAGGCGACCCCCCAGCACCACCAACTCTGGCCCCGGTCTAACTCTTTTAACAGGGActactggggaaaaaaaaaagtgccgtTACGACGCTACTCCGGAGCCAACAAGCACCGCCTCTAAATAAAATCCCCCTTAAAAAatcacaagagaaaaaaaatgtttggagGTGCATGTGGGATCACTCCTGGTTTCGCACAGAGTATATAGCCTACATTGGGGTATGGAAGTGGCATGATGATCACTGGGTACATTCAGCAAAGGGATGGGCTTAAAGGAGGCAGAGGGGTTATTTCATCAAATCATAATAAGGGTTGTGCCTCGGGTCCCTCCAGGCTGAAAAAAAAGGGCTACTGTGTGGAAAATCAAGTCGTTGTCACTGTACTTGTCTGGTCCAAAACAGTGTCACTGATCCACACAGtttgccttttatttatttatgagagACAACAAAATATGGATTTATGGTGTGTGCACAGGGGGGTCCAAACCTCTCCATGGATGCCAGTTTCAGATATTATCATATAACATATTTATGATCGTGTAGCATgtataaaactgtttaaaaaatgCCTATTGTgtcaaaacaatacagaaagTGAAACCTTGTACATTCTGTCCTTGCGCAGTGGaataaacattactgttgtACATCCTTATCAGGGGCCTCCTCAGACCTGCAGCTTTTACACACGTCATTAAAGGTGATGAAACTTTGAATTTTAGCCCGTAGCGATAATGGATCCAACTGCAAAGTTGTAAAACTgagcaaatatttatttttagatgctGATAAGGAGACGTGAGAGGGGATTCCTGGCCCTTAGTTGTATCTGTGCACGTGGGAGGTGCCCATGCAGTGTCACTCAGCTCATACCCTTCAGGCTACATATATGTGGTATAGCATCTTTTTTTCATTGtgatgtaagtgtgtgtgcatgtgggtgtGTTTAGGAAGCGAGCAAAGCTACGTCAGTAAGGTGGATTTGAAGGGGAAGGGCTGTGGCGCTGCATGGCGATGGGAGGCCAGGCTGCAGAGCTCATGCATGGTATGTACCTACAGCAGCTACCAGGGTGGGAGGAGCCTTCGCCTACAGCACTTGAGTGTTTCTACATGTGACTGGCCTGCGCCTTGGAACATTACTGCCACCCTACTGTAGTGGAGAGAGTGCCAGCAGCAGGAGTGACCATTCCTCGCCTTGTTTACGTCAGTGTGTGAACAGAGGAATGTCCAAACTGCGGCCTATTTACAAAACAGCTCTTTAGTTACTTTCCTGGTGACATGCTAACACAGTTGTTgcaggcctctctctctctgctgccagCTGGTAGTCAGCCAGAgttcaaatacatttactgcactatattattactatattcAATTTCACAACTCTGGACATTGAATGATTTGTAAATGAATTTAAACTTTAACCCATTTGTGACCACAAAACAAATCTGCcttttggtggaagtgttcttTGTGATTGTGAATACTaggggctgttaaagttaacgtgataataacgcaaaattgtaagttttaatgccactagtttctttaacgcTTTACTAGCTACAGTTActagccagagtgaagatattggtatcatatgatgtatgtaccatgtcatactagcttcttgagaaggaggttaaataatgctccaaacttgcgcaaaattttggcgagttttcaaaggagtcccttgacctctgaccgcaagttatgtgaatgtaaatgggttctatgggtacccacgagtctcccctttacagacatgcccactttatgataatcacatgcagtttggggttgagtcatagtcaagtcagcacactgacacactgacagctgttgttgcctgctgggcttgagtttgccatgttatgatttgttttttgcaatatACTCCATtgtattttaggaaaaaacagtagtcccatgtgccaaaagactaaatatagtatgataagaaaatgtatctcagaaactacaaggagcacaatcaagtgtttggtatctatgaactcacaacaagttgaatattaaagatatgcacacatatgcagtgtaaaaaaatattttatttggaaaatatttaataaactcAATGTAAGCATTTTTcctattttttcaaaattccCAACTTTGATTATTAATGAAAGTgagatttttcatgtgatctaaaaatttcGAGTTAGATACTTGCACAAAgtatgtctgtacaaaattcaAATTTCTTGAGCAaccagaacaaatgttgtggcatttttccctatcatactaaatatagtctttgggcacaaatgggttaaccTACTTGCCTTTGCGTAACcaattaaataacattttcagtttacttttttgcTTTGTGGGTAAAAATAAACCAGATCAAATTGACCACACACTCAGGATCCGCTGCATCCTTTCTTGTTAACATGTTATGCCCAATTAGGTCAGTATGCTGACGAATTGCTCAACCAGCCAAAATGATTTTCACTCAGAGAAGGAAAATTAACCAGAACTGAGAGGGATGTGACATTTAGGAAACACAGAAAGACCAGCTGACCAAAACaaactacacacacatgtatgtttTCTAGACTTGTGGTAGAagagggaaaagaaagaaatacagctGATGCAGTTTCCAAGGTGCGGTCAGCTGTTTGACTGGTGTCTTTTTGCTTTCCTCTCTACCTTTCCTCTTGTACCTCTGCGTTACATTTCCTGTGTTTACTGATTTAACCACCTTTTACTGTCTTAACAGAAAAAACTCCCGTCCTAGTCAACCAATGCTGATTACCACAGCAAAGGAAATAAAAacctgtgtggaaaaaaacattcaaacagcataaaaacaaactaaaattgAAAAGGAATTACAGTTTACATTCTTACAAGTTTCTGGTTGTATCATATCCCCTGTGGGATAAAACATGGTGCAATAACAGTTTATACATTACTATTAATATCACAAAGGTCCATTCTTCTGTTATgttgtgcaacaaaaaaaagagtaaagtaGCTATTTACTCAAGCattgcacacaaatacagtttTGAGGAACTGGCAGTTTAAATgactgtttcctttttttgttattctttTCTTGTCTGTATTTCAGGAGGAAATTCACATACATAAGCTAAAAAAtatgatacaatacaatagaaaGAGAATAGTTGAGACAATTAACATTCAACTACATCTTATAGTGCATCAATATATTTACTACAGGACTCCTAATACCTTTTAATTGATAATGCTATCATACTTCTATTTAATAGGTTAGTTCACAAAGAGCACCACATATGGAGGAATCTCAGAATGATATttcaaaacatgaacaaataaactaaaatgatcTGCATTGCTTGATCCCTCTTAGagagatttattttaataatttgagTGAACATACCCTTTGAACTACATCTACAATAAATTGAGACAAGTCGTTCTCATGTACTCCCGTGTGACCAGTAGGGGTAGATGTTAGACTGGGCAGGTCTTACTTCACCACATGTTCAGTAGTAGTTTCAACACTGTATTTGGTGAAATGAACTGAACTTGTTTAGCTGCATCTACTAGTGGATTAGTCGTCCTGAATAACTTTGTTCAATGACTATAAAGAGTGCCAACAAATCACCATTTAACAGacatatactttatatagtTTAGTTTAAATTTGTGCCTGCCTTATTTATAAGCAGTCGCATTTAAAAGACACATTTACAGCTTCTGGTCAGGGAAAAAGTCTTAAGAGGTCAtaactccagcaacacttgtagTATAAAAAACGTTAATGTGAGGTCTCACAATTAtattgttctttatactacaagtgttgctggagttttgacCTCTAGGCAAAGATTCAAAGGTCTGGAGCTACGCTAAGGGAAGATGTGACTGTCTTCACATTTCCCCAGGGGTTATTGGATAAGCTCAAACTTTACTAATGCATTAAGCCATATTcattaccagctgcaacagtgacgcaggtattgttttcaccttgtgagtgtgtgtgtgactcatcacggcaaaatgtggtcctggagacacctactgtagcgggaagTACCACAGcgtcacaaccgtgcaagatgcagagACAGAACTTTACAAGTGTGTAGCTGAGATCAATATGAAGGCCgagttcgaagatgggtgtCGTCCGAGCAAGGGCGCCAGAAGTAGGGAAGGGGCCATTTTACACCCCAGGCCCAATTTGGCATCACgactggtgtgatcccatcacaagatggtctGTAGTTCCACTATGTGTTCACGTCagttggataaaaaaaaatgtagtttacAGTATTTCAAGTAATGGGCTGTTTCTAGGTGATTTCAAAAGTATTACACGagcttaaaggtccagtgtgtagaaACCAAATGAAgtctctcccgtgtgccaagcgtgttggagagctacagtggccgacgtgaaaacgcgaatggccctctcttgagccatttggagcagagccagtgcgtagaccttgtgtgtgtacgtatgaagtgagtggtgaagcaaaagagagagcGTGGCGGCAACGGGAAggagtaacattatcgactccgacccaagcaggaaaagttaacagtttggtttgtctgttctgggctactgttgaaacatggcggtgcaacatgaccagctccctatgtagatgttaacggctcattctaaggtaacaaaaacacaattatacACTTTAGaaaatagttattaatattatattccatttctgcaattAGATCCCCCTTATTGTTGCACATTGCTCCTTTAACTGGTAGCTTGGATACATTTTGATCGTTTTTAGTTTATCAGACGAAAGCATTTTAGACTTGATAAAGGAGCTCATGCCGTCATTATTCATTCCTTGATCTGACAGTTAAAGCCTCTGTACactcacacaggtgttttcagttattctggctgattagacctctgctcaggttgaaggtgggcTGGATCTTTGATGGGAATCTATTAGGTCACAAACCTCcatctaccaataagaatgataaaggtgtaatttgttCAGGTGCAACAAAGCcaacaggagactcaggaaggTGTCACTTCATTAGTCTATACAAGCCTCCACCGTCCTGAGgcgaggtctaatcagccagattaactgaaaacaccagtGTGGGTGTACAGAGGCTTTAAATGGTGGCTTTCCAGAAAAGAACGCACTTCAGTTTTTATTGTTAGAGTTGAGATAACTATATTTCTGTAGAAGTCAGCACATTGCAGTGCGATAAGATGAAGGCTTTGTATCCTTGTCTGTATTATAACAGCCTTGCAGCAGCAAATGTTTGAAGTAGAAGTGCTGTAAGGAAGGACATGAGTCAACGTGAAAAAAAGTGCATCTTCCTTTTAATCGGTTCAAAGATGAACGTTCACCCGATCTTgtatacaaaaaatacattaataaaaacattaatatattttttttacggCAGATGTTGCctatacatttaaaattaacAACATGAAGGGACAGCTCGAGTTATGTCAAAACTGATCCCAGTATACATTTACTGGTCATGTACGTTAGAGAACAGAAGTGTGATGATCACCTTAAGAAAGAAGATCTATTCTGAAATCAATCATTCCACTCAGAATCATTTCCTGTCTGAGCGCGGGAGGTGGAGGGGCTTGACAGCAACGTTCAGTAGCGACCTGTGAAACACAACAGTTATTAGATTTACTGAACTTGGTACTATGCAACCTGTTGAATGGCTCAATAAAAGGGTGGATAATTCATGAAAAGGACTCACGTGGAGAATAAGACCGCGATCTGGAGCGAGATCTGTAAGCCCCTCTGTAGTACGGGGACGGAGATCGCcttctgaaacaaaacaaaatgaacacattttcaaacatgAGTTGACAATAAAAGTTCCCCATTGATAATCTGCACGACTACTGCTAACAGGTTGAGAGAGAGTCACCTGTATGATCTGTAGTGATCCCTGTCGTCATACCGATCATAGCCGCCTCTGTCGTATCCACGGTCGTATCCGCGGTCATATCCACGATCATAGTCGCGTGAATTGCGGCGGGGACCACTTGGACCActtccaccacctcctccaccgccaccaccaccactacacaGAAGACAAGGCGAAGATGAGGTTCTGTTTCCTACTTTACAATTAGATTTACAGTTAcggtttattttatttctacaaTTCCATTTCAATGTAAAAGACAGGTGCTCAATATGTCACATATTATATTCTACCTATTCTAatgttttattacacggctttgttgaacactctattctgattggtcaatcacagcgttctacaatctgttatttctttatggtagaccattgctatgtataacagaccgttgctatggacgcagttctgtgGAACTATGCCCTATGGACgcaggcctttacacaccgggaacgtgacgaataaacgacatGAAAAAGTGAAATACTCATGCGCATGCGAATATTATATacctagggcttttattgtgaaaggtaaggaatgaaggagtggatctggtctgcgctgcctttgtcaaggttgaaaggagtaatatagattgccgtcttggttcggacaaCAGAGCccccgtgttgttgtttcataaatataggcgcaactcaacccgttctgcacaacTTGATTGGTTAATGCCTTTATTCACAATGCGAAAGATTCCAAAAAGGCCCTCTATTTGGAAGATGACCTCTCAGAATTTTTACTTTAGAAATTACAGTATAAGCATTCATCTTTATCTTTGATAGATTACAAGTAAATCTAATGAATCCACACAAACAGTCAGTATGTTTCAGATAGCTTACTATGTGGGCCGACCCATGTAGATTCCAGGGGTTGGGGTGTGAGGTCTTTTTGTGATGGAGAAGTCCACCCTGATCCTACGACCGTCCAGCTCCATGCCATTGGCTCGTTCCTTTGCCTGACAGCAAACAAACatatcaaatataaaatattccaGGAACAGGTTTGACAGGGACCTTTTCCTACCCATGTTCTCGTACCTCTTTAGCGTCATCGGTGTTCTCAAAGTAGACGAAAGCAAAGCCCCTGGAGCGCCTCGACTGCTGGTCATACACAATAGAGACATCCGCCAAGGGGCCATATTTAGAGAAGACCTCCCTCAGATCCCTCTCTGTGGTGTACAAGCTCAGGCCAAACACTCCCACGCAACCATTGGGATCTGGATTAGCCTAAAATTTTAAAGAGATTCTTTAGTATTAAATTCTGAATAAGTATATAGTAGAGTTTAGGATCTAAGATGAATATATTCAGACATTATGCAGAAAGAATACAAGCAAAGCTGACTGacttttaaaatgttacaaACCTCTTGGTCCCACAAAGGTTGCTGAGCACTTACACGGTTGCCGATGTGCCTGCGGCGGTTGGACATCGGTGAGCGGCTATGGCTCCTGCGCCGGCGCTCCCCACTATAGGACCTGCTGTTAGATCGGCGACGATAGGACCTTGAGCGGGAGCGAGATCGGCTATAGTGTCTCCGTGAGCCACGATGGGAGTGGGACCTGTATAGACAGATAGTTCTGTGGTAATTCACATCCAATTTATCTACAGGTGCTTCAATAGACAGACACAAAGCTTCACATTCAATCTGTCAACTGGCAAGGGTGgagttttatataaaaaaaaaatgtcactcaCCCAGATTTTGACCTGGACCGAGAGCGAGATTTAGAGCGGGAGTGGCGGGAGCCTTCTTTTGAACGTGCAGGTGACCGAGCTGGGGAGCGGCTTGCCGACTTCCCAGAGCCGCGAGGACTCACACTCCTGGATGCAGAGCGAGACTCCTGAACgcaccacacacaccaacatcaaCTTCTTATCAGCATCAATGAGAGGACAAACTGAGAAATTTTGCCTAAATAATTCTATGTAGTAATTAAAACTATCCTGTGAAAAGTGCAGAAAAGAACAGATTTATTTAGGATTGTGGATTAGGAATGCAGGTTAATGCTATTGTTGTAGCCATGGATAATATGAATCAATAGAATTACATTAATCAATAGAATTAAATTGTCAACATGatgaaaaacagaaatttgTCAGTTGTTTAAAAATTGCAAAGATTTAAAGTGTTTGTTGTATTcaataaaaagaacatgcacGCATTTGACAAACAGACCAGAAAATTACTTAGCACGGTGGCCTTATCCAGATTACTTCCTTAACTTCATTTCTTTAACTTCATTACTTCACATTATTCTTCTTTCTTCAATTGTTTTACATCTTCTTACTTCCCCCATCTCACACACTGCCCATACTTCTTCCCTCCTCCTGTTTTAGCATGCATTCAATAATCAGCTTCACACATCTGAGCTTCATATTATTGAAAATATAGTGGACTTCTTCCGCATTTTCTTCTTCCAACCTTAACctttatgaaaaacaaaaggatGAAGAATATATGACTACAATCAAAACGGCACCCTCATTCAacttttaatgttattataATCTCATAACATGCATGGAAATGTTCGGcacacaatacatttttttatgttaagttCTATAAATATTTCACTTTCAGTGGTTTTACATTCACTGCTATGTCGTGTCGGCCACTTTCAGTTAGACGTATGTGACGCATGGTTGACTCTTGACACTTTTAGGAGgaagtcagacaaaaaaagaactAACAATATTGTCCTATGATTTCAAAATTAAAGGTTATCATGGTTCATACTGTCCATTTCTTTTGTAATTTGTGTTAAATTAACCTGGTTGACATAATTTCTGTCAAGTGGCCTCCAAGGCATCCAAGTGTACATTAAAACCACTGAATGTGAATAACACCTACTCAATATTAAATCCCACCACCAATGCCTtcatttttgtaaaataaacctTGGCTTAAGATAGCCCAAATGACCTCAAGATGTTTCTGCCACTTATTTGTATTTACTTGCATCACCAGCACTGTTTACAGCTATATTTTCAGCACATAAGCTGTAGATATAGGACAGAGTACAGACACATTTTCTTGACAAAGAAACTGCTTAAACacagtggcacacacacacgtagataCTCATTGTGGCCTTGTATTAACCATTTAATGGGAAGGGAACAGGAGGGCTTAATTTGTGAGTTAGTGCAAATGAATAAGAAGACACCTTGAGGTCGTTTTTGCTTTAAGTGGTTACAAATATTTAACACAATAATGTCGCTTCATTGACGAGGCGCCCAACATGAGAGAAACCATACTGAAATGTTCTGATTAATGTTAGCAAATGTAGATTCACATCATTCAATTGAGATATTGTCTAACGTCTTCAAGTGCAGCTTACTACCATATCATTTTACAATTACTAAATTTTAATTTCTTCTGGAGAATGAAAACATCTACATAAAACGATATTCCTTAacgcaggggtcagcaacctttactatcaaaagagccattatCTGTCTGgtgccgcaaaacatttgagcattgtgatgaaggtaacacagtttatagtctaagtatatagtatataagtctaatgcagtgagggccaaagtgcaaatgtacgatggagtattagggccacattgaaggaaaaaacatctgagatttccagaataaagtcataactttatgagaaaaaagttgtaatattacaagaaaaaaagtagtaatattacgagaataaagtcattatttaacgagaaaaaagtcgcaacattacgagaataaattctgaactttatgagaaaaaagtcataacattacgagaaaaaagacgtaacattacgagaataaagtcgtaactttatgagaaaaaagtcgtaacattacgagaataaagtcgtaactttaagagaaaaaa
It encodes the following:
- the tra2b gene encoding transformer-2 protein homolog beta isoform X6, with translation MSDHGKGYGDRESRSASRSVSPRGSGKSASRSPARSPARSKEGSRHSRSKSRSRSRSKSGSHSHRGSRRHYSRSRSRSRSYRRRSNSRSYSGERRRRSHSRSPMSNRRRHIGNRANPDPNGCVGVFGLSLYTTERDLREVFSKYGPLADVSIVYDQQSRRSRGFAFVYFENTDDAKEAKERANGMELDGRRIRVDFSITKRPHTPTPGIYMGRPTYGGGGGGGGGGSGPSGPRRNSRDYDRGYDRGYDRGYDRGGYDRYDDRDHYRSYRRSPSPYYRGAYRSRSRSRSYSPRRY
- the tra2b gene encoding transformer-2 protein homolog beta isoform X2; the protein is MSDHGKGYGDRESRSASRSVSPRGSGKSASRSPARSPARSKEGSRHSRSKSRSRSRSKSGSHSHRGSRRHYSRSRSRSRSYRRRSNSRSYSGERRRRSHSRSPMSNRRRHIGNRVSAQQPLWDQEANPDPNGCVGVFGLSLYTTERDLREVFSKYGPLADVSIVYDQQSRRSRGFAFVYFENTDDAKEAKERANGMELDGRRIRVDFSITKRPHTPTPGIYMGRPTYGGGGGGGGGGSGPSGPRRNSRDYDRGYDRGYDRGYDRGGYDRYDDRDHYRSYRRSPSPYYRGAYRSRSRSRSYSPRRY
- the tra2b gene encoding transformer-2 protein homolog beta isoform X5; translated protein: MSDHGKGYGDRESRSASRSVSPRGSGKSASRSPARSPARSKEGSRHSRSKSRSRSRSKSGSHSHRGSRRHYSRSRSRSRSYRRRSNSRSYSGERRRRSHSRSPMSNRRRHIGNRVSAQQPLWDQEANPDPNGCVGVFGLSLYTTERDLREVFSKYGPLADVSIVYDQQSRRSRGFAFVYFENTDDAKEAKERANGMELDGRRIRVDFSITKRPHTPTPGIYMGRPTYGGGGGGGGGGSGPSGPRRNSRDYDRGYDRGYDRGYDRGGYDRRRSPSPYYRGAYRSRSRSRSYSPRRY
- the tra2b gene encoding transformer-2 protein homolog beta isoform X1 produces the protein MSDHGKGYGDRESRSASRSVSPRGSGKSASRSPARSPARSKEGSRHSRSKSRSRSRSKSGSHSHRGSRRHYSRSRSRSRSYRRRSNSRSYSGERRRRSHSRSPMSNRRRHIGNRVSAQQPLWDQEANPDPNGCVGVFGLSLYTTERDLREVFSKYGPLADVSIVYDQQSRRSRGFAFVYFENTDDAKEAKERANGMELDGRRIRVDFSITKRPHTPTPGIYMGRPTYGGGGGGGGGGSGPSGPRRNSRDYDRGYDRGYDRGYDRGGYDRYDDRDHYRSYRRRSPSPYYRGAYRSRSRSRSYSPRRY
- the tra2b gene encoding transformer-2 protein homolog beta isoform X3, which codes for MKESRSASRSVSPRGSGKSASRSPARSPARSKEGSRHSRSKSRSRSRSKSGSHSHRGSRRHYSRSRSRSRSYRRRSNSRSYSGERRRRSHSRSPMSNRRRHIGNRVSAQQPLWDQEANPDPNGCVGVFGLSLYTTERDLREVFSKYGPLADVSIVYDQQSRRSRGFAFVYFENTDDAKEAKERANGMELDGRRIRVDFSITKRPHTPTPGIYMGRPTYGGGGGGGGGGSGPSGPRRNSRDYDRGYDRGYDRGYDRGGYDRYDDRDHYRSYRRRSPSPYYRGAYRSRSRSRSYSPRRY
- the tra2b gene encoding transformer-2 protein homolog beta isoform X4, with product MSDHGKGYGDRESRSASRSVSPRGSGKSASRSPARSPARSKEGSRHSRSKSRSRSRSKSGSHSHRGSRRHYSRSRSRSRSYRRRSNSRSYSGERRRRSHSRSPMSNRRRHIGNRANPDPNGCVGVFGLSLYTTERDLREVFSKYGPLADVSIVYDQQSRRSRGFAFVYFENTDDAKEAKERANGMELDGRRIRVDFSITKRPHTPTPGIYMGRPTYGGGGGGGGGGSGPSGPRRNSRDYDRGYDRGYDRGYDRGGYDRYDDRDHYRSYRRRSPSPYYRGAYRSRSRSRSYSPRRY